The following proteins come from a genomic window of Streptococcus oralis:
- a CDS encoding DnaD domain protein, translated as MKPNDRFSFIKNNRVSQDTSSLVQCYLPIIGQEALSLYLYAITFWDGGQKEHLFANILNHLNFGMNTLLQSFKILSAVDLLTLYQKGETYKLQLHSPLSSQEFLSHSVYSRLLERKIGDTAVSTMKQVPSEGEELSVSLSQVFPNLTEEVTPIESKNRVKNDFDLAHFQRLMARDGLRFEDEQADVLELFAIADEKKWTWFETYQLAKATTVAQVISVKRMREKIAQKPASSDFSPKEMTIIREAKNKTPLQFLAEIKQTRKGNITQSERELLHQMASLGLLDEVINIVLLLTFNKVDSANVNEKYAMKVANDYAYRKIRTAEEAVLRIRERQQKGKEDQKSKTSSTKTNVPKWSNPEYKNQTSEETRLELERKKQEMLARLEEGGD; from the coding sequence ATGAAACCAAATGACCGTTTTTCTTTTATAAAGAATAATCGGGTGTCGCAAGATACCTCTTCTCTGGTGCAGTGCTACCTCCCGATTATCGGTCAGGAGGCGCTGAGTCTCTATCTATATGCTATTACCTTTTGGGATGGTGGGCAAAAGGAGCACCTCTTTGCTAATATTCTTAATCATTTGAACTTCGGGATGAATACGCTCCTCCAGTCTTTTAAAATCTTATCTGCTGTGGACTTGTTAACCCTTTATCAAAAAGGAGAAACCTATAAATTACAGCTTCATTCTCCTCTCTCCAGTCAAGAATTTTTAAGTCATTCTGTCTATAGCAGATTATTGGAGAGAAAGATTGGGGATACAGCTGTTTCTACTATGAAGCAGGTTCCAAGTGAGGGAGAAGAACTCTCTGTTTCCTTGAGCCAAGTTTTTCCAAACCTGACTGAAGAAGTGACTCCAATTGAGTCAAAAAACAGGGTGAAAAATGATTTTGACTTGGCACATTTTCAGCGCCTGATGGCTCGAGATGGCTTGCGTTTTGAAGACGAGCAGGCGGATGTTTTGGAATTGTTTGCCATTGCGGATGAAAAAAAATGGACCTGGTTTGAAACCTATCAATTAGCCAAGGCGACTACAGTGGCTCAGGTTATTTCAGTCAAACGCATGCGTGAAAAGATAGCACAAAAACCAGCATCTTCTGACTTTAGCCCCAAAGAAATGACCATTATTAGGGAAGCCAAAAACAAAACTCCCCTGCAATTTTTAGCAGAAATCAAGCAAACGCGTAAGGGGAACATCACCCAGAGTGAAAGAGAACTCCTTCACCAGATGGCGTCTTTAGGCTTGTTGGACGAAGTCATCAATATCGTCTTACTTTTAACCTTTAACAAGGTTGATTCGGCTAATGTCAATGAAAAATATGCCATGAAAGTTGCTAACGACTATGCCTATCGCAAGATTCGGACAGCAGAGGAAGCCGTGCTTCGGATTCGAGAGCGTCAGCAAAAAGGCAAGGAAGACCAAAAATCAAAAACTAGCTCGACTAAGACCAATGTTCCCAAGTGGAGCAATCCAGAATATAAAAATCAAACCAGTGAGGAGACTCGTCTGGAACTAGAACGTAAAAAACAAGAAATGTTAGCCCGATTAGAAGAAGGAGGAGACTAG
- a CDS encoding GntR family transcriptional regulator, whose amino-acid sequence MSWSFDNTKPIYLQIMEKIKLQIVSHELEPNQQLPTVRELASEAGVNPNTIQRALSDLEREGFVYSKRTTGRFVTEDLDLIVQSRKQLSEEQLKNFVTGMLQFGYQKEELPSVLSEYIKGV is encoded by the coding sequence ATGTCCTGGTCATTTGATAATACAAAACCGATTTATTTACAGATTATGGAAAAAATCAAACTACAGATTGTTTCCCATGAACTGGAACCCAACCAACAGCTCCCAACCGTAAGGGAACTAGCGAGCGAGGCTGGGGTCAATCCCAACACAATTCAGCGTGCCTTGTCTGATCTTGAGCGCGAGGGCTTCGTTTATAGCAAGCGAACAACTGGTCGTTTTGTCACTGAGGACTTAGATCTCATCGTTCAGTCCCGCAAACAGCTTTCTGAGGAGCAACTGAAAAACTTTGTAACGGGCATGCTTCAATTCGGCTATCAAAAAGAAGAACTGCCAAGTGTGCTTAGCGAATACATCAAAGGAGTGTAA
- a CDS encoding ABC transporter ATP-binding protein, which translates to MTLLAFENVSKSYGATAALNNVSLEIPAGKIVGLLGPNGSGKTTLIKLINGLLQPDQGRVLINNMDPSPATKAIVSYLPDTTYLNEQMKIKEALTYFKTFYQDFNLERAQHLLADLGIDENSRLKKLSKGNKEKVQLILVMSREARLYVLDEPIGGVDPAARDYILNTIINNYSPTSTVLISTHLISDIEPILDEIIFLNNGKVVRQGNVDDIRYESGESIDQLFRQEFKA; encoded by the coding sequence ATGACATTACTAGCATTTGAAAATGTATCCAAATCCTATGGGGCTACAGCAGCCCTTAACAATGTTTCCCTTGAGATTCCCGCTGGAAAAATCGTCGGGCTTCTCGGTCCGAACGGGTCTGGAAAGACAACCCTGATCAAGCTGATCAACGGACTTCTCCAACCAGACCAAGGTCGTGTCCTCATTAACAACATGGACCCAAGTCCTGCTACCAAGGCCATTGTCTCTTATCTACCAGACACGACTTATCTGAATGAACAGATGAAAATCAAAGAAGCACTGACCTACTTTAAAACTTTCTACCAAGATTTCAATCTTGAGCGGGCTCAGCACCTTTTAGCAGATCTTGGCATTGATGAAAACAGTCGCCTCAAGAAATTGTCAAAAGGAAACAAGGAAAAGGTTCAGCTCATCCTGGTTATGAGCCGTGAAGCTCGTCTCTACGTGCTCGACGAACCAATTGGTGGTGTGGATCCGGCTGCCCGTGACTATATCTTGAACACCATCATCAACAACTACTCACCAACTTCAACTGTTTTGATTTCTACCCACTTGATTTCAGATATTGAGCCGATCTTGGACGAAATCATCTTCCTAAATAACGGAAAAGTTGTTCGTCAAGGAAATGTAGATGATATTCGTTACGAGTCAGGTGAGTCGATTGACCAGCTCTTCCGCCAAGAGTTCAAGGCTTAG
- the nrdR gene encoding transcriptional regulator NrdR, with amino-acid sequence MRCPKCGATKSSVVDSRQAEEGNTIRRRRECDECQHRFTTYERVEERTLVVVKKDGTREQFSRDKIFNGIIRSAQKRPVSSDEINMVVNRIEQKLRSRSENEIQSEYIGSLVMEELAELDEITYVRFASVYRSFKDVSELESLLQQITQSSKKKKEK; translated from the coding sequence ATGCGTTGTCCAAAATGTGGGGCTACCAAGTCTAGTGTTGTTGATAGTCGACAAGCCGAAGAAGGAAATACCATCCGTCGAAGACGTGAGTGCGACGAGTGTCAGCATCGTTTTACAACCTATGAACGAGTAGAAGAAAGAACGCTGGTTGTCGTCAAAAAAGACGGTACACGAGAGCAGTTTTCGAGAGATAAAATCTTTAATGGGATTATCCGCTCAGCCCAGAAACGCCCTGTTTCAAGTGATGAAATCAACATGGTGGTCAATCGTATCGAGCAAAAACTCCGTAGTCGCAGTGAGAATGAGATCCAAAGTGAATATATTGGTTCTTTAGTAATGGAGGAATTGGCGGAGCTTGATGAGATTACCTATGTTCGTTTTGCCAGTGTTTACCGTAGCTTTAAGGATGTGAGTGAGTTGGAGAGCCTTCTCCAGCAGATCACCCAGTCCTCTAAGAAGAAAAAGGAAAAATAG